Proteins from one Mycteria americana isolate JAX WOST 10 ecotype Jacksonville Zoo and Gardens chromosome 1, USCA_MyAme_1.0, whole genome shotgun sequence genomic window:
- the CRYZL1 gene encoding quinone oxidoreductase-like protein 1 isoform X3, which yields MKALYCQQNSPGEEMTFVFQERENLPPTRDHDVKVQVRACALSWIDTKLLSEIKLEKELLPVGREISGVVLEVGRKVTFFQPDDEVVGILPLDSEESGLCEVILVHEHYLVRKPEKVCWVEAAGAVRDGVRAYTALHYLSQVSPGKTVLVMDGASPFGTIAIQLAQHRGAKVISTAYSLEDKQYLERLRPPVEGIRQPLVARVIDVSNGKIDVAESCLEETGGLGVDIVLDAGVKLYSAEDESTSKSQLLPHKHDIITLLGVGGHWITTEKSLQLDPPDSHSLFLKGATVSFLNDEIWNLSNIQQGKYLSILEDIMEKLSSSIFRPQLDEPIPLYEAKVSMEIVQKNQARKRQVIQF from the exons GAAAACCTTCCTCCTACAAGAGACCACGATGTGAAAGTACAAGTTAGAGCCTGTGCACTGAGCTGGATAGATACAAAg CTTCTGTCAGAAATTAAACTGGAGAAGGAGCTTCTACCTGTTGGTCGAGAAATTTCTGGAGTTGTATTGGAAG TTGGAAGAAAGGTGACCTTTTTTCAGCCAGATGATGAAGTAGTGG gaattttgcCCCTGGATTCTGAAGAGTCTGGTCTTTGTGAAGTTATTCTAGTTCATGAGCATTATTTGG TTCGTAAACCAGAAAAAGTTTGTTGGGTTGAAGCAGCCGGGGCTGTTCGTGATGGTGTCCGAGCATACACAGCTTTACACTACCTTTCCCAAGTCTCTCCTGGAAAAACTGTCCTTGTAATGGATGGAGCAAGT ccgTTCGGTACAATAGCTATTCAATTAGCACAACATAGAGGAGCTAAAGTAATCTCTACTGCATACAGTCTTGAAGATAAGCAGTACCTGGAGAGGCTTAGACCTCCTGTGG AAGGTATACGGCAGCCTTTAGTGG CTCGAGTGATAGATGTATCAAATGGAAAGATAGATGTGGCAGAAAGCTGCTTGGAAGAAACGGGTGGCCTGGGAGTGGATATTGTTCTAGATGCTGGAG TGAAATTATATAGTGCTGAAGATGAATCAACTTCAAAATCACAGTTGCTGCCTCATAAGCATGATATCATTACTCTTCTTGGTGTTGGGGGACACTggataacaacagaaaaaagtcTTCAG CTGGATCCTCCAGATAGCCATTCCTTGTTTCTTAAAGGAGCCACAGTCTCCTTTCTGAATGATGAGATATGGAACTTGTCCAATATACAGCAAGGGAAgtacctct CCATCTTAGAAGATATAATGGAGAAATTATCAAGTAGCATTTTCAG GCCTCAGCTGGATGAACCGATCCCATTGTACGAAGCCAAAGTTTCTATGGAAATAGTTCAGAAGAATCAAGCAAGAAAAAGACAAGTCATCCAGTTCTGA
- the DONSON gene encoding protein downstream neighbor of Son → MAASAVPGYSPGFKKPPAMLRLKRKRLRRSEPAAAAPPPCGAALRAPSAPARRNPFSSLDNAPRAAGTPQPGERDRRPPPPAGGSPSAAPFWQLLEPVCEDKPSRRAEPSERTDILALTNDLHLPVAAPEVPSSPRHEFPADWSIKTRLLFMSSQPFTWAEHLKAQEEAQGFAQHCRATETNLPQSVQEPKLSTELRCAFQQSLVYWLHPSLPWLQLFPRIGADRKIAGKASPWSQDEALQQVLMSDWSVSFTSLYNLLKAKLCPYFYICTYQFTVLFRAAGLAGSDVITAVISPTTRGLREAMRNEGIEFSLPLVEESRTRKQKNSEVNLETEVANSLKVSSSMEDGEEPAPSDDDDESFSWLEEMGVQDKVKKPDAISIKLRKEKHEVQMDHKPESLALVKGTNTFTLLNFLINCKSLVAVAGPQAGLPPTLLSPVAFRGGTMQTLKARSINAKARVHLAYENIFSLEIVGPVMPHCLHSLTTLLQSAQGGAFSAVLYTHEPTAVFNTNLDNASPALNKETVCKDLSTCGLHPKTLDQLSQCPTLGKSSIRFLEMKDYAYTWKS, encoded by the exons ATGGCCGCCTCCGCCGTGCCCGGCTACTCGCCCGGCTTCAAGAAGCCGCCGGCGATGCTGCGGCTGAAGCGCAAACGGCTGCGGAGGAgcgagcccgccgccgccgctcccccgccctgTGGCGCGGCCCTGCGGgccccctccgcgcccgcccgccgcaaCCCCTTCTCCAGCCTGGACAACGCGCCGCGGGCGGCCGGCACTCCCCAGCCGGGGGAGCGGGACCGGCGGCCGCCGCCACCCGCGGGCGGGTCCCCCTCGGCAGCGCCCTTCTGGCAG cttttagaGCCTGTTTGTGAAGATAAGCCCTCCAGGAGAGCAGAGCCCTCTGAAAGAACCGACATCCTCGCCCTAACCAAT gaCCTTCATTTACCTGTTGCTGCACCTGAAGTTCCCTCCTCACCAAGACATGAATTTCCTGCAGACTGGAGCATTAAAACACGACTTCTATTTATGTCTTCCCAACCTTTTACCTGGGCAGAACATTTAAAAGCACAAGAGGAAGCTCAAGGATTTGCTCAGCATTGTAGAGCTACAGAAACAAACTTGCCACAGAGTGTACAG GAACCGAAACTGTCCACAGAACTGCGTTGTGCCTTTCAGCAAAGCCTCGTTTACTGGCTTCACCCTTCGCTGCCATGGCTGCAGCTGTTCCCTCGGATTGGAGCAGATAGAAAAATAGCTGGAAAGGCTAGTCCTTGGTCACAGGATGAAGCCTTGCAACAAGTACTAATGAGTGACTG GTCTGTCAGCTTTACTTCTCTGTACAATCTGCTCAAAGCCAAACTGTGTCCCTACTTCTATATATGTACCTACCAGTTTACTGTCCTGTTCCGTGCGGCTGGTCTTGCGGGAAGTGACGTTATCACAGCTGTAATTTCTCCCACAACTAGAGGTTTAAGGGAAGCCATGAGGAATGAAG GCATAGAGTTTTCTTTACCTTTGGTAGAAGAAAGTAGAACtaggaaacagaaaaactctGAAGTGAATTTGGAAACAGAAGTTGCTAACAGCCTCAAAGTGAGCAGCAGCATGGAAGATGGAGA GGAACCAGCTCcaagtgatgatgatgatgaaagtTTCTCTTGGCTTGAGGAGATGGGAGTCCAAGACAAGGTTAAGAAACCAGATGCTATTTCTATTAAACT TCGTAAGGAGAAGCACGAGGTGCAGATGGATCACAAACCCGAATCCCTTGCATTAGTGAAAGGAACAAACACGTTCACCTTGCTGAACTTCTTGATAAACTGTAAGAGCCTAGTGGCTGTTGCAGGTCCACAAGCAGGGCTTCCACCAACTCTGTTGTCCCCTGTTGCTTTCAGAGGTGGAACAATGCAAACGCTGAAA GCTCGAAGTATAAATGCCAAAGCCAGGGTTCACTTGGCGTATGAGAATATATTCAGTTTGGAGATCGTAGGCCCTGTCATGCCTCACTGCCTGCATTCGTTGACCACGCTGCTCCAGTCCGCGCAGGGGGGAGCGTTCTCTGCTGTATTATATACACATGAGCCAACCGCTGTGTTTAACACTAATCTTGACAACGCAAGCCCTGCCTTAAATAAG GAAACTGTATGCAAAGATCTTTCTACATGTGGACTGCACCCTAAGACTTTGGATCAACTGAGTCAGTGTCCAACCTTGGGAAAATCCTCCATCCGATTTCTGGAAATGAAGGATTATGCTTATACCTGGAAGTCCTAG